The Engystomops pustulosus chromosome 2, aEngPut4.maternal, whole genome shotgun sequence genomic interval atgacattccagggggcggcgatcgtccatccaagatggcggcgcccatataaCTGTATGTTATGTGCCGCGGTCGcggttaacaggttaactgccgcgatcggtgccaggttaactgccgcgatcggtgccagcagtgACAGgcaggtgttggctgttttatacagccgttacccgctgtgtatggagagagctcagctcgtgagctctctccatacacccattgccgcgcgaggacgatatagttcgtcctcggtcggcaaggtgttaagtgagatgtaaattggttgtgtgaagtcaaggaggcagagattttaacacggaAGTCATGCTCTCTCATGATCAAAAAGTCCCCTTGATTGTAATTAACGGTCCTGCATCAAGAgacctcctgaagtctgatgcatgaccTTGGCATTGTCATGCTCtccagcttgacttcagtgttaaactcttctCCTCGGCTTTACACAACCATTTTACACAACTTCAAACataattttctggataatgccaccacacaAGTTGGGTAGTGTGGCAGCACTGTCTGATACTGTCCATGGCTGATTAAACAGCTGACTAAAAAATTTCAATGCGGTAAAACAAACTGAAGAACCCAAGGGTTATCAAAAAGATGTTCCAGAATTATTTAAAATGATATACATACTTTAACATATTTTGAACAACCAAGTAAGTCCATGAAAGTGAAGAGGATACAAGGAGAAAATATTTAGTATTTCTAGTTTTTACAGTTTGTCTCACCATTTGCAAACCGGCACTGCTTGAGCACCTCTGAGAATCCCTCACAAAGCTTCAGGTCATTCTGGTTCTGGGCACATTCCAAAAACTGTTTAAGCTCATACTGGCATGGTGTGTACTGAGACTGCTGCTGTTGGTACGCTGGCTGAGGAGCGGCAGGTTCCTAAATAAAATGACACGGTTAAGAGGACAACAAAATGGAAGGAACTCAGAAAACAAGGGGAGCGTAAACTCACCAATCTAATATACACAGACACGAAAAGGGTCTGTCTAATTTCAAAACTAAAGTTTTTGCTACTGCCATGCCAAAATGGCATGATTAAATCTAAATCTAACACTATAACTTACATTATAGCACAGACTGGACTACATTCAGGAAACTCTGCACCACTATATTAAGGTCCTTCACAGTATGAATTAATAAGTGTcacaatgtaaaaaataaataaataaaaaaaatgaacagaTGCTCTGTGTGCTAGTGCTTGATACTGGCCCCAGCCTCTGAATATACAGGCAGGCCCCAGGTTACGAACAAGCTAGGTTCTGTAGggttgtccttaaaggggttttcctacaaagaaaagttaggccctatccattggATAGAGCCTAAAATTTCTtcgagggaaaacccctttaagttgaatttgtatgctagtcggaactgtatattttagaattgtaacaccAGCCCAAATTTTTTTGATGTCTGTgacacttggattttaaaaatgttggattgtcataagaactaggattaatAATTAAGCGTCATTGCAGATAACTAttagtttattgtagcctaaggcttaagtacagtaatttaacaatatccagaggtccatttgtaacaaggggtcgtcttaagtagagtgttcttaagtaggggaccgcctgcatctCCAGAGATAAGGGCGTGGTCGCTGTCAGAATGGTGAAACCAACACCAAGCATTTTAATACCCCCTCTCTGCCCATATGGCGGAGACTGACTGATATCCCCGGAATCAAAATTCATTCTTTCTAAACCACTCCACAAAAGTAATGTACAAGTGTTACCTGATAAGTGATGTCTGCCCTTGCAGGTTCAGAACTACTTCCACCTCCAAAGCCTCCAGTGATGGCATGTCCTATGGTGTGCCCTACAGCTGAACCAACTGCTACACCAGCAGCTGTGGTTGCCATTTGGGCCATTAGACCTGGTTGTCTAGGGGCTGCTGCTGGTCCTAGGGCAGAAGGAGCAGCTGCAGCAGGGGCAGGTGGGTGTGAAGCCGGCGGGGGTGCAGACCTCATTACTGGGGCCCGGCTattggaaaaaacaaaacaaaacaccacatcaaataaaaatatcagaatatatgctgtatacagaAAGCCTGTTTCATATTTCTTCCTTAGGGCTCGTACACTGAACCTTGTGTGCAATATGGCCTGTAATGCGCAGGTGGGTATTAGCGCGTGAGCACCACTCACCCACTTATGCTCATATGAACTGAGTGCTCTATACTGCTCTATAATTGTGAGCAGCCAAAATTTGTGCATGAGGCATTGTAGTAAATTTACACATCTTTCTCAATCACCATTTTTGCGCCAATTACTACCGGAACACATTTTACAACATCTACTAAGCAGAATGCTGGCTTATTTACTGTGAGCAACACAATCTGGAGCATaaagtgccacatttattaactgTGTAAGGCACCAAACAGGTTTATCCAGCATAAGGCACAATAATAAATCCGGAGCAGTAGAAGACTAAGTTTAAGATCAtgttagtaaatctgccacacTTGTGTACCTAACCCATCCAAATAAATGATTAGGTAAGTCTTCTTGCTGTACCAGCTGATCTAAAGGTCATTTAAGTCAATGGACACTTGCACaacaggcaaacatgcaagatgttGTTTATAGCCAGATATAGCAGGTTGAGCACTTGTGATTCATGTTGCATTTCATCATACATTATAGCTCTGTAAAATTATAAGTTATAAAATTGCTGGAGAACTGAAGAAGAAATCAGAGCTCTACAACTTTTATGAAGGCCTCTTTATCCCTTGCTGCATGTACATGTTCAGGTTGAATTGCATTCAATGGGAATAGGGAGGAGATTGTCCTGATTGCATGTGTGTGTCAACTGAAACTATCGGTAATGAGcaccatgggggagatttctcaGAGGAAAACTGTTCTAAATGAAAGCatagttctgattggttgccataagcaacttGAACAATTTTACACTTAAATGATAaacatgtgttttgcatgtaattGCGTGTAAAGCACAATTCAAGaagaatgtgtgaacgcagcctcattgCTCGCTGGAGTGGTATTATAGAGAAGTTTTCAATAGACTGCATATAACTAAAGCCGCTTTTACACAACCATGTATGGCTGCCATAAACCTAAAATACAGAAGAATCTGCTCTTCATCTTCACCTCTTAATGTGAATAAAGTTATTAGTGTGGGACAGAGAACTTCTCTCTCATCAGGATCATCATCAGGATATTGAAACATCCAGCATTCATGGTCATGACAGTATTCGCTTCCTAacatttaggctatattcacacgaatgtatggggggcgtatatacagctgttatacgtcccccatacatcgctatggtaCGGTGGGCATGGTTGTTACCTTAGGCGCCTGCTTGCCAttgtttggttggttgccatgggaatgcGTATCTAGACAGTGGAGAGGAGGCTGGGTGGATGTGGTCTTTAAAGGAGGGGGTCCTCTCAGAGCTGGAGAGGTTTTACTGTGTGTGTTCATATTATTATTCCTATGTAGGTTTTTATAGAGTAGGTGGACATGTATTGAGTGATCTTTCTTTGATGTAGTTGATTCCAGAatgatgcagagctccagtgctctgt includes:
- the CHCHD2 gene encoding coiled-coil-helix-coiled-coil-helix domain-containing protein 2; this encodes MPRGSRSRTSRVAPPASRAPVMRSAPPPASHPPAPAAAAPSALGPAAAPRQPGLMAQMATTAAGVAVGSAVGHTIGHAITGGFGGGSSSEPARADITYQEPAAPQPAYQQQQSQYTPCQYELKQFLECAQNQNDLKLCEGFSEVLKQCRFANGL